A segment of the Candidatus Lokiarchaeota archaeon genome:
TAGCTATATAGTAAAGGGAAATATGGACTACACACATACTCACAACTTCCATGAAGAAATCAAAGCGGAAGATTTGCGGATACTGCTCTTGCATGGCACACAGTTACGACCACGCGGGAACATTGAACAAATCCGAGACATTCTAGACAATGTAGGATGCGATATAGGCATTCATGGTCACACTCATGAAGCGCAAATCAAACTCTACAAAGAACGACTAATCCTGAATCCCGGGACACTATCAGGTGCTACTGGCGTATCAACTGGGCGGCAAGAAGCAAGTTTCATTGAATTAGAAATTGATGGGTCCGCTGTGGAAGTAACCCTTTACAAGACTGATTGGAATACATTGAAGAAATCTACTCTAGCATTTCAGAAGAAAAATGGTGCGATGGTACAAGCGAAATAAGACCTGAAAACCACTACGGGAAAGTAGATCTCAAAGAATAAATATCTCCGAACAACAATCTTAATATTGTCTTTCCTCCCAGCCTCGAAATGAACAGTGCCGCCGTGGCTCAGTTCGGTAGAGCGACAGTACGAGGCGCGAATAGCGCCATGCCGCTAAAGCCTGTTACCTTTCGGTCAGGTGGCCGAGAGCCAGACAGTTGTAGTGCATCACGGTTCGTGGCGCACGGCTAATGGTCCCAGGTTCAAAGCGGGATATGATTTCCATGCCCCGGGCAAACCCTGGCGGCGGCGCCACGTTTTTAGTTTTTGAAATTCTGGAGATTTCAAGTTCGGTGGTGCCATCTCCGTTGTGAAGTATTCAATCGTTGTATTCGTTATATTCATCTTCGAATCTTGGACAGTAATACATAATTAACGACTCAAGATGTCAAGCCCGAGGTGGCACCACCATGAATAAGATATTCCATCTCAGTTCTGATGAGGTGGCAGAAGTCAGCAAGCATCCCTCTCACGCCTGGGATCTCTATCCTGCAACGAAGATTGACCTGTGGGAGATTCCCCAGCTGCAGACGGATAAGAACAACCTCTGGGATGTAGAATTCATTCCCTGCTACACAAGCCAATATTTCTGCGTTCTCGTAAGAATCGATCAGACAGGCTTGGAATCGAAAGACCGTGCGTATCAAAACGGCGGAGGGTTTGTGTTTCAGCTAGCTCAGCCTCGCACTGACAATGAGCTTACAGATGTATT
Coding sequences within it:
- a CDS encoding YfcE family phosphodiesterase, giving the protein MDYMMKILVFGDTHIPTRRNSIPDSFYSIIDETHYDLTLITGDLVQEQAMREALPPLPRSYIVKGNMDYTHTHNFHEEIKAEDLRILLLHGTQLRPRGNIEQIRDILDNVGCDIGIHGHTHEAQIKLYKERLILNPGTLSGATGVSTGRQEASFIELEIDGSAVEVTLYKTDWNTLKKSTLAFQKKNGAMVQAK